ATGGGAAAGAGCCTGTAGAAGTTAGAGGGGAAGTTCATACTGATTATAATTTTACCCTACCAAAAGCAAGAGCTGCGCTTAGTCATGCCAATGCTGGCGGACGTGCTTACATGCTGAGTGTTGGTCCGACAGAAGGGTCACCAGCAGTTCATGGGACTGAAATGTATGGAATTGTAGGTGGTCAGCTTCCCAACGCAAGTCAAGAACAATTGGTGCGTGATCAATTTGTTACTGACACGATTTTGTCTTTTGCAACTGGACAATACCATCAGCTTTGGCAACCTGTTGACAACCAACCTATTGTTAAAGACATCGGACAGAGACCTTATGAAAGTAGCCAACATATTCAACATGTTTTTAAATTATTTGATGGTGTTACACGAACATAGGCTAGTAAGTAAAAATGGAACAATAAAAATTTTGAACAGTAATTCTCTTAATGAAAAAAGTATTCTTATCTCAAGAATACTTTTTTCATTTGTTCTATCCATTTTTCGTGTGCCACTCTTTTATTTGAGCTAAACGTTCTTTAAAGCGTCGTTCATTTCCTTCACTGGTAGGCTTATAATACTGATGTCCCGCTACAGAAGGCGGCATGGTGTTCATAGTCGTTAACTTATCTTCGGCATAATGAGCTAATTCGTATCCTTTACCGTACCCTAAATCTTTCATAAGTTTAGTAGGTGCATTACGTATCTGTAAAGGTACAGGATCATTAGCTGTTGTCTTAACATCTTTGGCAGCAGCTAGTCTGGCTTTATAAATGGCATTAGATTTAGGCGCCAGAGATAAGTAGGTTACTGCTTCCACTAAGTGAACATCACATTCAGGCATTCCAATAAATTGACACGCCTGAAAAACATTAATAGCAAGATTGAGTGCATTCGTATCTGCTAATCCAACATCTTCACTTGCAAACCGAACAAGTCGCCGTGCTATATATATAGGGTCCTCACCACCTTCAAGCATCCGAGATAGCCAATAAATAGCAGCATCGACGTCACTGTTACGCATCGACTTGTGGAGGGCTGAAATGATATTGTAATGCTCTTCCCCATTTTTATCATAACGCACAAATCTTTTATTGATTAATTGACTTAAATTATCGAGTGTCACTGTAATAATATTGTCTGTTTTTTCGCCATTAAGAACGGCCATTTCTAATGTGTTTAGTGCCATTCTGGCATCACCGTCTGCAAAATTAGCAATCGCTTGAATTTCATCAGGGCTAATATTGATTGTTTGTTCTCCAAATCCGTTTGGGTTACTGAGAGCATTTTCAATTAATATGACAATATCTGCCTGATTCAGTGCATGAAGTACAAATACTTTACACCGAGATAACAAGGCTGAATTCACTTCAAAAGACGGGTTTTCAGTTGTAGCACCGATTAGGATAATGCTGCCTTTTTCAACATAAGGCAAAAAGGCATCTTGTTGTGCTTTATTAAAGCGATGTATTTCATCAACGAAAACGATTGTTTTTTGCCCAATCTCGCGATCTAACTCAGCTTGTTTCATGATTTTTTTTATCTTACTGATACTGCTATCCACTGCACTAAAGCTCAAAAAACTAGATTTAGTTTTGCTTGCTATAATTTCTGCTAAAGTTGTTTTGCCTACACCCGGTGGTCCCCAAAAAATCATAGATGGCACTTGATCACTTTCAATCATTTCTCGTAAAATTTTGTTGGGGCCAAGTAGGTTCTGTTGCCCAACAAATTGAGCTAATTTTCGTGGTCGAACCCGA
The Enterococcus silesiacus DNA segment above includes these coding regions:
- a CDS encoding AAA family ATPase, encoding MKQESLFSNQHQNSPLASRVRPRKLAQFVGQQNLLGPNKILREMIESDQVPSMIFWGPPGVGKTTLAEIIASKTKSSFLSFSAVDSSISKIKKIMKQAELDREIGQKTIVFVDEIHRFNKAQQDAFLPYVEKGSIILIGATTENPSFEVNSALLSRCKVFVLHALNQADIVILIENALSNPNGFGEQTINISPDEIQAIANFADGDARMALNTLEMAVLNGEKTDNIITVTLDNLSQLINKRFVRYDKNGEEHYNIISALHKSMRNSDVDAAIYWLSRMLEGGEDPIYIARRLVRFASEDVGLADTNALNLAINVFQACQFIGMPECDVHLVEAVTYLSLAPKSNAIYKARLAAAKDVKTTANDPVPLQIRNAPTKLMKDLGYGKGYELAHYAEDKLTTMNTMPPSVAGHQYYKPTSEGNERRFKERLAQIKEWHTKNG